gttgccCAAAGTCAACCCAATACCAGCCCAAAAGTAGCCCAATATTAATAAATTGCCTAAACTAGCTCAAAAGTAACCCAATAAACATTATTGGGTTACTTAGTATTTTCCAGTTTATTGCTACATTTTTATCTTAAGGTATTAGGATCACAACTCAGCAGTGCACAAACACGCACACTGTATATGGCGTGAAATAGCTATTAAAAATCTGTGTGCGCAGAAACGCAGTTTGTAATTGTAAAACggagtttgtaactgtaaaatggtggaaaaaaatacaattacggttctaatttacaattgcGAAACTCAGTCTACGCTTACAAATCTGCTTTCTGCTCACTCGCCACTTTTGAGAGTAAAATTGATCTCAAATACAAGCGCGCAGAAtcgcagtttgtaactgtaaaataaaaaaaatacaacccctCAATTTTTTGTTCACTTCCGGTTCTAATTTACACTTGTGGTTCTACTCTGCGCACGCTCAAGTGccttttcacatttacagtttttttctcTGCACGCACGAAACTCCGTCTACGGTTACAAATCtttttgagagtgatttcaagctcaaaaaaaaccctgcaaatgTGTAGCTCAGGTAGCCTAGTTAGTTGATTGTCTGCACTGTCAATCTGTCACTGTTCCTCACAGCCAACATGGCGGAGGAATCaaggggatggggtaaaagcctgAACGAGACGGAACGgcactttaatgaattcatttgcattaaaaaacagcataaaaaagttagacatatgaggagaatattttaacaaatcagAACCAATTAATAatgcgctgtcattaacccgtttcgggccagaaccctctttttatcaccaaaaagctcccagaacactgggttccgaaggtgcaaagacgacgaaaatgatacacacaatacaactaagtgagaacaacataacactattgaaaaaaaaaacacctaaccgacctttaactgcccattccgaaCACTGGATGTTTttgtagactgaatgatgagaatataggggttagagaacatcagcatcactaatagagagagaattcgtccatattactagatgtacatattttaagagtCATAAAGAAAAATGTGAGTGTACTTTTAAGATGTTGACTGTGTAACCACATATAAATTGTTTATTGTTCACTTTAACACgctagtgttgttgatgagaCGGGAACTCTGAGCAAATAAAAGTTATTTGTAAACCCCAGCGGCCACTacaaagcccaataataaaccccccagataaccccacaatcacactccacACCCCTGCTCACAATATTGTAATTGAAGAAGATTCTCATGAACAAGAACAAAGTTCTGAAAAAATAGCAGAGCAAGAAAGCATCAAACTGAAATGCACTCGAACCAGATCCAACATTAAACCGCCTCTGAAGTATGCAAAGGATTTTGAGACTTAAGCGAAGGACTCTGAGTTAATAACGTATGTACACAataaacaagtttaaaaaaaaaaaaagtgaagtaaCATTAAGATTTGTTGGAGTGGGGAAATAGCTCATTGTTTAGCCTTCAAGTCGCTAGATGGCGCACTAGTATATGTTTTAAGTACATGTCTGTCATAACCaggggtgtagtggagccggagcgGGGCGGAGCGGCGCTCCGGCACTTTTTCAATCCatgtttttcaattgcaaatgttcacatttataaatacatatatttaaaatattttcgtgttcgaattttgtctaaacacttgtagtaagcattgcctgcggctctgtgccagctgtgcgaatttgcgacagacagacagctagctatacgtttaataaagacaagctgtcggctaaaacatcaagtaatctgaaaaacgatgtcaccacaataagcagcacagttgctgcttttgattggtccattattatgccattaaaatatgctgtcattccagttttttttttttagcaaatcaattttgaaagtgatgttgctgacaaccaatcagagaaggaggcggttcgttccttggccgtaactgaggtgatgatattagtaacggtattaataataataaaaaacaactcgcAAATCAAAAATGTCTGGTCTCGGAGGTAGTAAACGAACTCGTCAAGAGACTTTGATACAATATTTTGGCAATAGtagtaaaaaacagaagatcgtttgttgtacggcagaagcagaacctacagtggaaccagaacctacagcagttgaagaaaaaagCGCGGAGAAACAGCCATGGCCAAACATCTGGAGTTCTGAGGTatgggaagaaaagaaacaactttacactttccttgactgtgcggatggtaatctgggctgtcgtgtttgtagacgtgtttctgcgctgtcagttttgaaaagtcagggtgtttctctgtcttctgagtggaaaaattacagtgttgggtacaatggaaaaactcgagagcaacagctacgatctttgagaaaaaagatagctgaacacaagaaatccagcgctcataacaaggccactgcattgttacagcagaacacagaggacattattgggaaatgtgttgacagtgcaaaaaggcgagatcacgaaactacctgtaaaatattttctactgcttactaccttgcaaaacaaaatcgaccctattctgatcatcaggccttactggaactgcaagaaataaatggtgttaatgtgggaactggtcttcattccagatacagcgccactcaaattatcaaccacgtttctgatgaaatggtcaaaaaggcctgtgagagaataatacacatcgatggaaaaatttctgtgttaattgatgaatcaacagctctgaatggttccccagcacttattgtgcatctcaaatgCGAGACAGACAAGACACGTGACCCTCACTTCATGTTTTTGGAGTTAGTTGAACTTTTTGATCAGTCAGCTGAGTCCATAGTGTTAGCGCTTACTAAGTGTCTTCAAAAACACGGGTTTGACCATGCATACTTACAGAAGAATCTTGTTGCATTTGCAAGTGACGGTGCAAGTGTAATGCTTGGGAAAAAATCTGGTGTGGCAAAACGAATTTCAGACATGTACCCCAACATTGTTGTCTGGCACTGTCTAAATCACAGACTCGAACTTGCAGTTGCCGATAGTGTTTCTGAGACTACTGGCATGAACCATTTTCATTCTTTCATGGACAAGCTATACTCAGTCTACAGTAGATCAGCACTAAATCAGCAAGAACTCCGAAATTGTGCGAAGGAACTGGATGCTGTCTTGAGGAAAATTGGTCGTGTACTGGATGTGAGATGGGTTTCCAGTTCGTTCAGGACTGTCTCCGCTGTGTGGGAAAGTTTTGAAGTTCTGTCGACTCATTTTAAAGCTGCCGTAAGCTCTAAGCGGACTTCTGCTGAAAGAGCGACATACAGCGGTCTACTGAAAAGGCTGTGCTCGCCAGAATTTCTCATTGACCTCGGAGTTATGTACGATGCCTTATACGAACTTTcactgctgtcagagattctccagAAACGGACTACTACATTGGTTTATGCAGATAAAATGGCACGTAGAACAGTAAGGATTTTTGAATCCATGAATGAGAATGTAGGTACAAAGACTCTTGAAGCGCAGATAGCTGCCATGGAAGGaacatttaaatctacagtgctgacgtcgaatcccaaacatgtaaaaataaatcataaacaattccttaccaaactcgccaatcatatgaaagaacgactttttacaaccactgcatcaaatgagaaggtatgttcataaaccttgtacagatttttttaattttaatagctagcctaattgtttgcaattaacgagcagaggggggcgttaatttcagtttcatgtgtagtataaaactgcaactgagaagtatatacaaataaattataaacatctGCACTCCTGTCAGTCTCATCGCAGGTGCATAGACTAATGTAAatataagaatagaaaaacactcccgcacagtatatgtattctgcaaaatctcacttttattatttactttatttaatcctactcaaaactacaaaacgcatatatatatatatatatatatatatatatatatatatatatatatacacagttaaggtttcgaaaatacattttagaaatgctaccATTAATTTCAAATAGCTTATTCTTTCAGGCTTCTTCCGAGGTGAATTGCCAAAAATATGAAAGTCTTCTTTCTGAGCTCTTGGTCCTGGATCCACACCACTGGCCTGCAGAACTACCCCAGGGTTATGGCGAAAATGAAGTTGAAAGATTGTGTCGGCGCTTTCAGCTAAATGAACGTattatcaaaaatgcatttcGAGATTTTAAGGAGAACAACGGAAGAATTCCAGATGATTTAGCTCCACTTATTAACTGCACACGTGTGATCCCGTGCAGTACTGCTGAATGTGAAAGGGGATTCAGCCAAATGAACTTAATTATAACTGATCAGCGTTCCAAAATTTTAATCAAACATGCTTCAGCCTTAATGTTTATCAAGCTTCATGGACCCCCTTTGAGACAGTGGAATCCAAGCCCTTATGTGACCACTTGGTTGCGACACAATCATCGATCCGCAGATGACAGCCGTACACGGGTGGCAGCTCCAATTTCCAGCGACTCCCCTGACGCTCTGTGGCAGTTCCTATAGTTGACTAAAAACAACCTGTGATTGGTAAGTGcaacttttaattttctatagagaggggagattttacagaaatttgttaagtaaaatatgtgttatattattattaaaaaaaccccGATTAAATCGCGTTAAATGGAAAGTGGGCGTAACTGTTAATACCTcgttaactatttaattgattctcattgggaccgctccgctactttttttttttaccactacaccactggtcaTAACCTTTACGCAGCACTAGAGTTCAGGTCTGTGTCAGTTGTAAGCAAGCCAGAACGCGAGACACACTGCATTGTAATGAGCTACAATAAAGCTGAGTTATCTCAACCAACACACTGTCTTCATTGTTCCTGAGACGCAACAAAACAACAATTAATAGTTAccgagatattaataaaaaaaagctgtagaatggtggtctgtgggtgtacaaatgggattaccgagtgaatattaaatatacataaattACGTAAATGAAGTAATAGGCCTATATATCTTttgtgctaaactccacattgaaaataattatgcacctgctactaaaacgtaagcatttttttttggataaattaactgcagacaaacttttaaaagataaagcaaaatgttttaTCCAAATCCGAGACCTATGGAtgacaagatttccattacacgagagtagatgttaaaacttcatgctgatttgaactcggctctcgccaagataagcaccaactaagacgtagctttacagtaaactaatgtgatccatatgtgtctccatccatttacgtttccttccatatgatgatgtagatatccttctgtctggtgttaatggctgaagtgtaatgctggctccagggat
The window above is part of the Acipenser ruthenus chromosome 22, fAciRut3.2 maternal haplotype, whole genome shotgun sequence genome. Proteins encoded here:
- the LOC131699406 gene encoding E3 SUMO-protein ligase KIAA1586-like encodes the protein MFLELVELFDQSAESIVLALTKCLQKHGFDHAYLQKNLVAFASDGASVMLGKKSGVAKRISDMYPNIVVWHCLNHRLELAVADSVSETTGMNHFHSFMDKLYSVYSRSALNQQELRNCAKELDAVLRKIGRVLDVRWVSSSFRTVSAVWESFEVLSTHFKAAVSSKRTSAERATYSGLLKRLCSPEFLIDLGVMYDALYELSLLSEILQKRTTTLVYADKMARRTVRIFESMNENVGTKTLEAQIAAMEGTFKSTVLTSNPKHVKINHKQFLTKLANHMKERLFTTTASNEKASSEVNCQKYESLLSELLVLDPHHWPAELPQGYGENEVERLCRRFQLNERIIKNAFRDFKENNGRIPDDLAPLINCTRVIPCSTAECERGFSQMNLIITDQRSKILIKHASALMFIKLHGPPLRQWNPSPYVTTWLRHNHRSADDSRTRVAAPISSDSPDALWQFL